In Proteiniborus ethanoligenes, a single genomic region encodes these proteins:
- a CDS encoding adenine phosphoribosyltransferase yields the protein MDFKGKIRSIKDFPKEGINFRDITTVLKDKEAFRECILQMAEQLRNKNIDVIVGPEARGFLIGAPLAYELGVGFVPVRKPGKLPSDTISFEYELEYGTDKLEMHKDAITKGQRVAVIDDLLATGGTALSTCKMIEQLGGVVVSVGFFIELEDINGKGVLQDYDVFSIVKFQ from the coding sequence ATGGATTTTAAAGGTAAAATCAGAAGTATTAAAGACTTTCCTAAAGAAGGCATCAATTTTAGAGATATTACAACAGTATTAAAAGATAAAGAAGCCTTTCGCGAATGTATTCTGCAAATGGCAGAACAATTAAGGAATAAAAACATAGATGTAATAGTAGGTCCTGAAGCACGTGGATTTTTAATAGGTGCGCCTCTTGCTTATGAGCTAGGAGTTGGCTTTGTACCTGTTAGGAAACCTGGGAAACTACCTTCAGATACTATTAGCTTTGAATATGAGTTAGAATATGGAACAGACAAACTTGAAATGCATAAAGATGCAATAACAAAAGGACAAAGAGTGGCTGTAATCGATGACCTACTTGCAACAGGTGGAACAGCACTATCTACATGTAAAATGATAGAGCAGTTAGGTGGCGTTGTGGTGTCAGTTGGTTTCTTTATTGAATTAGAAGACATCAATGGTAAAGGTGTTCTTCAAGATTATGATGTGTTTTCAATAGTTAAATTCCAATAG
- the dtd gene encoding D-aminoacyl-tRNA deacylase encodes MRAVVQRVSTANVRVNEEMVSIINKGLLVLLGVGHDDTDKDMEYLCDKIVNLRIFEDKNDKMNLSLLDVKGELLVVSQFTLFGDLKKGKRPNFMNAAPAQIANEMYLKFVEKCRTYDINVKTGVFGEHMDVSLINDGPVTIIIDSKKDF; translated from the coding sequence ATGAGAGCAGTCGTACAAAGAGTTTCAACAGCCAATGTTAGAGTAAACGAAGAAATGGTAAGTATAATCAATAAAGGACTTCTAGTATTATTAGGTGTTGGGCACGATGATACAGACAAGGATATGGAGTATTTATGTGATAAGATAGTTAATCTTAGGATATTTGAAGATAAAAATGATAAGATGAATCTTTCCTTGTTAGATGTTAAGGGAGAGCTACTTGTAGTATCGCAATTTACACTATTTGGGGACCTGAAAAAAGGGAAAAGACCAAATTTTATGAATGCAGCACCAGCTCAAATAGCTAATGAAATGTATTTAAAATTTGTAGAAAAATGCAGAACCTATGATATAAATGTTAAAACCGGTGTCTTTGGAGAGCATATGGATGTATCCTTAATAAATGATGGGCCCGTAACCATAATAATTGATAGCAAGAAAGATTTTTAG
- a CDS encoding RelA/SpoT family protein, which produces MLENLIAKIEDYNPHGDLDLIIKAYNFAESAHAGQLRNSGERFFVHPFNVAMILAELSMDTSTIAAGLLHDVLEDTDVTYEALSKEFGEEVTNLVDGVTKLKKLKYRTKQENQAENLRKMVIAMSKDIRVIIIKLADRLHNIRTLEYMSDAKKKEKALETLEIYAPIAHRLGISTIKWELEDLSLRYIDPEGYYDLVEKVSKKRREREAYIKNVIEILKIKLDEMEIESDISGRPKSFYSIYKKMVYQNKLFEQIFDLTAIRVIVDSVKDCYGALGIVHTLWKPIPGRFKDYIAMPKPNMYQSLHTTVIGPQGEPFEIQIRTWEMHRTAEYGIAAHWKYKEGITKTDGFENKLTWLRQLFEWQKELKDSKEFMESLKIDLFTDEVFVFTPKGDVISLPAGSTPLDFAYRVHTGVGNSCVGAKVDSRIVPLDFKLKNGNIIEILTSSNSSGPSRDWLKIVRSSQAKSKIRQWFKKEGREANINKGKELLEKEAKRQGYKLTELLKEDWLRSIAKKVSLNNIDDLFAAIGYGSITINQVLSKLKEYYKEYYKQKIDEKELIAKQISTPIRKDYKPTQGISVKGVDNIKVRFSKCCSPVPGDEIVGYITRGRGVSVHRKDCPNAQSLEIQERFIEVEWDDDKKTSYQAEIQIKATDRSGLLTEITQLLTNMQLTVTSLNARTNKEKTALINMILEIKDIDQLKELMRKIKRLEGVMDVYRVIT; this is translated from the coding sequence TTGTTAGAAAACTTAATTGCCAAGATCGAAGATTACAATCCTCATGGAGACTTAGATTTAATAATAAAAGCATATAATTTTGCTGAATCTGCACATGCTGGACAACTTAGAAACTCCGGTGAGAGATTTTTTGTCCATCCATTTAATGTTGCCATGATTCTGGCAGAGCTTAGCATGGATACCTCTACAATCGCTGCTGGGCTATTGCATGATGTCCTTGAAGATACTGACGTAACATATGAAGCATTGTCTAAGGAGTTTGGTGAGGAGGTCACTAATCTAGTTGATGGAGTAACTAAATTAAAAAAATTAAAATATAGAACGAAGCAAGAAAACCAAGCTGAAAACCTGAGAAAAATGGTAATTGCTATGTCAAAAGATATTAGAGTAATTATCATAAAATTAGCTGATAGGCTTCACAATATTAGAACTTTAGAATATATGTCGGATGCAAAAAAGAAGGAAAAAGCATTAGAAACTTTAGAAATATATGCTCCTATAGCTCATAGACTAGGTATTTCAACAATCAAATGGGAGTTAGAGGATCTTTCTCTAAGGTACATTGATCCAGAAGGATACTATGATTTAGTTGAAAAAGTATCAAAAAAACGAAGAGAAAGGGAAGCATATATCAAAAATGTAATTGAAATACTAAAAATTAAATTAGATGAAATGGAAATAGAAAGCGATATAAGTGGAAGACCTAAGAGCTTTTATAGCATATATAAAAAAATGGTTTATCAGAACAAATTATTTGAGCAGATTTTTGATTTAACAGCCATAAGAGTGATTGTAGACTCAGTAAAGGATTGCTATGGTGCTTTAGGTATTGTACATACTCTATGGAAACCAATACCAGGCAGGTTTAAGGACTATATTGCTATGCCTAAGCCAAACATGTACCAATCCTTGCATACAACAGTAATAGGTCCACAGGGAGAGCCTTTTGAAATACAAATTCGTACATGGGAGATGCATAGAACTGCTGAGTACGGTATTGCTGCACACTGGAAATATAAAGAAGGTATTACTAAAACTGATGGCTTTGAAAATAAGCTTACATGGCTAAGACAGCTTTTTGAGTGGCAAAAAGAATTAAAAGATTCAAAGGAATTTATGGAATCATTGAAAATAGATTTATTTACTGATGAAGTTTTTGTATTTACTCCTAAGGGTGATGTAATAAGCTTACCAGCAGGCTCTACCCCGCTTGATTTTGCATACAGAGTACACACTGGAGTAGGAAATAGCTGTGTAGGTGCAAAGGTAGATAGTAGAATAGTTCCTTTAGATTTTAAATTGAAAAATGGAAATATCATTGAAATATTAACTTCGTCCAATAGTAGTGGGCCAAGTAGAGACTGGTTAAAAATAGTAAGAAGCAGCCAAGCTAAAAGTAAAATAAGACAGTGGTTTAAAAAAGAGGGCAGAGAAGCAAATATTAATAAAGGTAAAGAGCTATTAGAAAAAGAAGCAAAAAGACAAGGGTACAAATTAACAGAACTATTGAAAGAGGATTGGCTAAGATCTATCGCCAAGAAGGTAAGCTTAAATAATATAGATGATTTATTTGCTGCAATTGGATATGGGAGCATAACTATAAACCAAGTACTAAGCAAGCTAAAAGAATACTATAAAGAATATTATAAACAGAAAATTGATGAAAAGGAATTAATTGCTAAACAAATATCTACACCTATTAGAAAAGATTACAAGCCAACTCAAGGTATATCTGTAAAAGGAGTAGATAATATTAAAGTAAGATTTTCAAAGTGTTGTAGTCCCGTACCTGGAGATGAAATTGTGGGATATATAACTAGAGGAAGAGGAGTGTCAGTTCATAGAAAGGATTGTCCAAATGCTCAAAGTTTAGAAATACAAGAGCGATTTATTGAAGTAGAATGGGATGATGATAAGAAAACCTCTTATCAAGCTGAAATACAAATAAAAGCCACAGATAGATCAGGATTATTAACAGAAATTACACAGTTGCTTACAAACATGCAATTAACAGTAACATCTCTTAATGCGAGGACTAATAAGGAAAAGACAGCGCTAATTAACATGATACTTGAGATTAAAGATATAGATCAATTAAAAGAACTAATGAGAAAAATAAAAAGACTCGAAGGAGTAATGGATGTATACAGGGTGATAACTTAG
- a CDS encoding SoxR reducing system RseC family protein, producing the protein MEQIGFVINTKNDMARVVVNRVSACGGSCSSCGSSCNTNGVELEIKNTLGAKPGDYVELRASASQILKTAFIVYLFPLLAMIAGIAGGITVFKSKGYENYETYGFVVGLVFLGLSYVVLKIIDAKVRKNNKEIIEMISIITK; encoded by the coding sequence ATGGAACAGATAGGATTTGTTATTAATACTAAAAATGATATGGCAAGAGTAGTTGTGAATAGGGTTTCTGCCTGTGGTGGCAGCTGTTCTTCTTGCGGCTCAAGCTGCAATACTAATGGAGTAGAATTAGAAATAAAAAATACTCTTGGTGCAAAGCCAGGAGACTATGTAGAGCTTAGGGCGAGTGCAAGCCAAATCTTAAAAACAGCATTTATTGTATATCTTTTCCCATTATTGGCCATGATAGCAGGTATTGCAGGAGGAATAACTGTTTTTAAATCTAAAGGTTATGAAAATTATGAAACATATGGTTTTGTTGTAGGCCTAGTTTTTTTAGGATTATCATATGTAGTCTTAAAAATAATTGATGCTAAGGTTAGGAAAAATAACAAAGAGATTATTGAAATGATTAGTATAATTACTAAATAA
- a CDS encoding MBL fold metallo-hydrolase: MIVERLPLGVYGANCYIIICEDTKEAMIVDLGGEPEEIIKKSKREGFKINCIVLTHGHGDHIAGVPGFLKEIKCPVYAHEKEEEMLNDPKLNLSSTMYMDKISIKLDRLLKDGDVIKVGNLNIKVIHTPGHTIGGICLKVDNYILTGDTLFQGSIGRTDLYGGSYDTIIDSINDKILIYDDETIILPGHGPATTINAEKRTNPFVRK; this comes from the coding sequence ATGATTGTTGAAAGATTACCATTAGGAGTATATGGGGCAAATTGTTATATAATAATATGCGAAGATACTAAAGAAGCTATGATTGTAGATTTAGGTGGCGAACCAGAAGAGATAATTAAAAAATCTAAAAGGGAAGGCTTTAAAATTAACTGTATTGTTTTAACTCATGGTCATGGAGACCACATAGCAGGAGTACCGGGTTTTTTAAAAGAAATTAAGTGCCCAGTTTATGCTCATGAAAAAGAAGAAGAAATGTTAAACGATCCTAAGCTAAACCTTTCTTCTACAATGTATATGGATAAGATAAGTATAAAGCTAGATAGGCTTTTAAAAGATGGTGATGTAATAAAAGTAGGTAATTTAAATATAAAGGTAATTCATACTCCTGGACATACAATAGGTGGAATATGCTTAAAGGTAGATAATTATATACTTACAGGAGATACATTGTTTCAAGGTTCAATAGGCAGAACTGACCTTTATGGGGGCTCATATGATACTATTATTGATTCAATTAATGATAAAATATTGATATATGACGATGAGACCATTATTTTGCCAGGACATGGACCTGCTACTACAATAAATGCAGAGAAAAGAACTAACCCTTTTGTAAGAAAATAA
- the hemZ gene encoding coproporphyrinogen dehydrogenase HemZ → MIYVYLEGHDYRYEVSELIKVFYFNTEIKFIENKALIDNQSLLIVSLLSDTLDKTSVVTRVLQYGETITNNVIDDISKIDIKDNDNIKIYKIAIKQSIYNALSKINTIKVPWGILTGIRPTKIVHELLDKNIKSNHIINILTNEYKLSEEKASLILHIATVERNVVDFNEYNRFSLYVNIPFCPTKCLYCSFLSNPISKYSNLIDIYTDRLIYEINETSKLLKNSMIDTVYIGGGTPTSLPIQNLQRIINKIQDIFGENNIREFTVEAGRPDTINKEMLIMLRENNIRRISINPQTMWDKTLSLIGRKHTSKEIIDAFKLAKKIGFNTVNMDIIVGLPEEGPKEVEATMKEIIKLNPENLTVHTMAIKRSSRLKENLQEYSLAAQSTIEEMLYITRDYADKMGMYPYYMYRQKQILGNFENIGYSKAGKECIYNILIMEEKQTIIAVGAGGVSKFYFPKENRIERVPNLKDLREYLSRTEEMIRRKEKYIKALT, encoded by the coding sequence ATGATTTATGTTTATTTAGAAGGTCATGATTATAGATATGAAGTAAGTGAGTTAATTAAAGTATTTTACTTTAATACAGAAATAAAATTTATTGAGAACAAGGCTTTGATTGACAATCAAAGCCTTTTGATAGTTAGCCTATTATCTGATACCTTGGATAAGACCTCAGTTGTAACCAGGGTCCTTCAATATGGTGAAACTATTACTAATAATGTCATAGATGATATAAGCAAAATAGATATTAAAGATAATGATAATATTAAAATATATAAAATTGCTATTAAGCAGTCAATTTATAATGCATTATCTAAGATTAATACTATAAAGGTTCCCTGGGGTATTCTTACTGGCATTAGGCCTACAAAAATAGTCCATGAATTGTTAGACAAAAATATTAAAAGCAATCACATAATAAATATTTTAACAAATGAATACAAGCTAAGTGAAGAAAAAGCAAGCCTTATACTTCATATTGCTACAGTAGAAAGAAATGTTGTAGATTTCAATGAATATAACAGATTTAGCTTATATGTTAATATTCCATTTTGTCCTACAAAATGTTTATATTGTTCATTTTTATCAAATCCAATAAGTAAGTACAGTAACTTAATAGATATATATACTGATAGGCTCATATATGAAATAAATGAAACAAGTAAGCTTCTAAAAAATAGTATGATTGATACAGTATATATTGGGGGAGGAACACCAACCTCCTTGCCTATACAAAATCTTCAAAGAATAATTAATAAAATTCAAGATATTTTTGGAGAAAATAATATTAGAGAATTTACGGTGGAAGCAGGCAGACCAGATACTATCAATAAAGAAATGCTTATAATGCTTAGAGAAAATAATATAAGACGAATAAGCATAAATCCCCAAACCATGTGGGATAAGACATTATCTCTAATAGGGAGAAAACATACATCAAAGGAAATTATAGACGCCTTTAAATTAGCTAAAAAGATTGGATTTAATACTGTTAACATGGATATTATAGTTGGTTTACCCGAAGAAGGGCCTAAAGAGGTAGAAGCAACTATGAAGGAAATAATAAAATTAAATCCAGAAAACCTTACAGTTCATACTATGGCAATAAAGAGAAGCTCAAGATTAAAAGAAAATTTACAGGAGTATTCACTAGCGGCACAGAGTACTATTGAAGAAATGTTGTATATTACTAGAGACTATGCAGATAAAATGGGAATGTATCCTTATTATATGTATAGGCAAAAACAAATATTAGGAAATTTTGAGAATATAGGGTATTCTAAGGCTGGTAAAGAATGCATATATAATATTTTAATAATGGAAGAAAAACAAACAATTATTGCAGTAGGGGCAGGAGGAGTATCTAAGTTTTATTTTCCAAAGGAAAATAGAATAGAGAGAGTACCAAATTTAAAAGATTTAAGAGAATATTTATCTAGAACTGAAGAAATGATACGGAGAAAAGAAAAGTATATAAAAGCATTGACATAA
- a CDS encoding tRNA threonylcarbamoyladenosine dehydratase yields MLHAFSRTEMLIGSEGLQKLKESKIAVFGIGGVGTFAVEALARSGVGSLVLVDHDHICLTNINRQIHANRNTIGKPKVEAMKERILDINSDVNVIAFKELYNMDRAERLLKEDYSYVIDAIDMVSSKLDLIQRCKSKNIPIISAMGAGNKLNPTMLEVSDIYKTSVCPLAKVMRKELRNRGVKSLKVVYSRETPIVPLNLEEDCSDIDCICPNKGGASTVRRQTPGSVSFVPSVAGIIIASEVIKDILGINNIHR; encoded by the coding sequence ATGCTGCATGCTTTTTCAAGGACAGAAATGTTAATTGGATCGGAGGGTTTACAAAAACTCAAAGAAAGCAAGATTGCTGTTTTTGGCATTGGAGGAGTAGGAACTTTTGCTGTAGAAGCACTTGCTAGAAGCGGAGTGGGTTCTTTAGTTCTAGTTGACCATGACCATATATGCCTAACTAACATAAATAGACAAATCCATGCTAACAGAAATACAATTGGTAAGCCTAAAGTAGAGGCTATGAAGGAACGTATATTAGATATTAATTCAGATGTAAATGTTATAGCATTTAAGGAATTATATAATATGGATAGGGCAGAGAGACTACTTAAAGAAGATTACTCTTACGTAATAGATGCTATAGATATGGTTTCATCAAAGTTAGATTTAATCCAGAGGTGTAAAAGCAAAAATATCCCAATAATTAGTGCTATGGGCGCTGGAAACAAATTAAATCCTACTATGCTTGAAGTATCAGATATTTATAAGACAAGTGTATGTCCTTTAGCTAAGGTAATGAGAAAAGAGTTAAGAAACAGGGGTGTCAAAAGTCTAAAGGTGGTTTATTCAAGGGAAACTCCTATAGTACCTTTAAATCTTGAAGAAGATTGTAGCGATATTGACTGTATATGCCCAAACAAAGGAGGAGCTTCTACAGTACGTAGACAAACACCTGGTAGTGTTTCCTTTGTTCCATCAGTTGCTGGTATAATTATTGCGTCTGAGGTTATTAAGGACATATTGGGTATTAATAATATACACCGTTAA
- the hisS gene encoding histidine--tRNA ligase, which yields MLTRAPKGTKDVLATESYKWQYLEKKFRQVCEEFGYKEVRTPVFEHTELFERGVGETTDVVQKEMYTFEDKAGRSITLKPEGTAPVVRSLIEHKLYSGPMPLKYFYITPCYRYEKPQAGRLREFHQFGIEVFGGNHPAIDVEVINLVYNFYKALGVEGIELNINSIGCPKCKPEYNTKLREFLKDKLDSLCGTCQSRYDKNPMRILDCKNEKCQIEIKDAPLMIDYLCDECNEHFAKVKEYLDIAEIEYRVDPKIVRGLDYYTKTAFEFISNEIGSQSTVCGGGRYDGLVEELGGPSIPAVGFGMGIERLLLTLENNGIEIPKEEGLDIFIVTIGEKADKEAYKLLNNLRKSGISADKDYLGRSIKAQFKYSDKLEAEYTIVIGDDEVDKGVVSLKNMKTGAQEEVTLMSLIDELKSKLGRQ from the coding sequence ATGTTAACAAGAGCACCAAAAGGCACAAAGGATGTGTTAGCAACAGAATCGTATAAATGGCAATATCTAGAAAAAAAATTCAGACAAGTATGTGAGGAATTTGGATACAAAGAAGTAAGAACACCAGTGTTTGAGCATACAGAACTTTTTGAAAGAGGAGTAGGAGAGACTACTGATGTAGTGCAAAAAGAAATGTACACCTTTGAAGACAAAGCTGGTAGAAGTATAACATTAAAACCTGAAGGAACAGCGCCCGTAGTTAGATCACTGATTGAGCATAAGCTATATTCTGGTCCCATGCCTCTTAAATACTTCTATATTACCCCATGTTATCGTTATGAAAAACCGCAAGCTGGTAGACTCAGAGAGTTTCATCAGTTTGGAATAGAGGTTTTTGGGGGCAATCATCCTGCCATAGATGTAGAAGTAATTAATCTAGTATACAATTTTTATAAAGCTCTCGGTGTAGAGGGTATTGAACTTAATATAAACAGTATTGGTTGCCCAAAATGCAAACCAGAATATAATACAAAATTAAGAGAGTTTTTGAAAGACAAACTAGATAGTCTATGTGGAACTTGTCAATCTAGATATGACAAAAATCCAATGAGAATACTAGATTGTAAAAATGAAAAATGTCAGATTGAAATAAAGGATGCTCCTTTAATGATTGATTATTTGTGTGATGAATGTAATGAACATTTTGCAAAAGTAAAGGAATATCTAGATATAGCAGAGATTGAATATAGGGTAGATCCAAAGATTGTTAGAGGCTTAGATTATTATACTAAAACAGCATTTGAATTTATATCTAATGAAATTGGTTCACAAAGCACGGTTTGTGGAGGGGGCAGGTATGATGGGCTTGTAGAAGAGCTTGGAGGACCATCTATACCAGCTGTAGGTTTTGGTATGGGTATAGAAAGACTTTTATTGACCCTAGAAAATAATGGGATAGAAATACCTAAAGAAGAAGGATTAGACATATTCATTGTTACAATAGGCGAAAAGGCTGATAAAGAAGCCTATAAATTGTTAAATAATCTAAGAAAAAGTGGTATATCAGCTGATAAGGATTATTTAGGTAGAAGCATAAAGGCTCAATTCAAATATTCTGATAAGCTAGAGGCAGAGTACACTATAGTAATTGGAGATGATGAAGTAGATAAGGGAGTAGTGTCACTTAAAAACATGAAGACCGGAGCCCAAGAAGAAGTGACTTTAATGAGTTTAATAGATGAATTAAAATCTAAATTAGGGAGGCAATAG
- a CDS encoding metal-sensitive transcriptional regulator, with amino-acid sequence MKVINENDNIIKRLRRIEGQIKGIQRMISEEKYCGDILIQVAAARAALNKVGGLILESHMKDCLKNYIESNGEDEALDSLIDTMLKYTK; translated from the coding sequence ATGAAGGTAATTAATGAAAATGATAACATTATAAAAAGACTCAGAAGAATTGAAGGACAGATTAAAGGAATTCAAAGAATGATAAGTGAAGAGAAATATTGTGGAGATATTCTGATTCAAGTTGCAGCTGCTAGAGCTGCTCTAAACAAAGTTGGAGGATTAATTCTTGAAAGCCATATGAAGGATTGCTTGAAGAACTACATTGAAAGTAATGGGGAAGACGAAGCATTAGACAGTCTTATAGACACTATGCTAAAATATACTAAGTAG
- the aspS gene encoding aspartate--tRNA ligase encodes MGEAMGKLRRTHMCGSLRIDNEGQEVTLMGWVQRRRNLGSLIFVDLRDTSGIAQVVFDSNVSEDTFNKAEKIRSEYVLALRGKVYKRQSINKELPTGEVEVFVEELKILDESETPPIYIKDNDDVAEAMRLKYRYLDLRKPSMQSNLKIRHKTAKIIREFLDENYFVEVETPMLTKPTPEGARDYVVPSRVNPGKFYALPQSPQLFKQLLMVSGMDRYYQIVKCFRDEDLRANRQPEFTQVDIEMSFVDIEDVLAMNEKLIYKIFEEIKGVEISLPIARMTYDEAMNRFGSDKPDLRFGFEIKPLSDIVKDSQFKVFSDTIKNGGDVRAININGYGDEFTRKNISQLEDFVKTYGAKGLAWIKLTNEGVTSPIAKFLSEEELNNIISKMEAKEGDLILMVADKPSVVFASLGSLRVEVAKRLNLINNNEYKLVWITEFPLFEFDEEENRYVAKHHPFTHPVDEDIELLETSPEKVRAKAYDIVINGDEIGGGSIRINNSQLQERMFKALGFSMEEAWDKFGFLLEAFKYGAPPHGGIAYGFDRLIMLLTGSDNIRDVIAFPKTQSATCLLTNAPTILGEEQLKEIHVSTISNE; translated from the coding sequence ATGGGAGAGGCAATGGGCAAACTAAGAAGAACACATATGTGTGGTAGCCTTAGAATAGATAATGAAGGACAAGAAGTAACTTTGATGGGTTGGGTTCAAAGAAGAAGAAATCTAGGTTCACTAATATTCGTTGATTTAAGAGACACCTCAGGGATAGCACAGGTAGTATTTGACAGCAATGTGTCAGAAGATACCTTTAATAAAGCTGAAAAAATAAGAAGTGAATATGTATTAGCCCTTAGAGGTAAAGTTTATAAAAGACAATCAATAAACAAAGAGCTTCCAACTGGCGAGGTAGAGGTATTTGTTGAAGAGCTTAAAATTTTAGATGAATCAGAAACACCACCTATATATATAAAGGATAATGATGATGTAGCAGAAGCTATGCGTTTAAAATATAGATATTTGGATTTAAGAAAACCCTCAATGCAAAGCAATTTAAAAATAAGACATAAAACAGCTAAAATTATTAGAGAATTTTTAGATGAAAATTATTTTGTGGAAGTTGAGACACCAATGCTAACCAAACCTACTCCAGAGGGGGCAAGAGATTATGTAGTACCTAGCAGGGTTAACCCAGGAAAGTTTTATGCATTGCCTCAGTCGCCACAATTATTTAAACAGCTTTTAATGGTATCAGGCATGGATAGATACTATCAAATAGTAAAATGCTTTAGAGACGAGGATTTAAGGGCTAATAGACAGCCAGAATTCACTCAAGTAGATATTGAAATGTCTTTTGTAGACATAGAAGATGTTTTAGCTATGAATGAAAAACTTATATATAAAATATTTGAAGAAATAAAAGGAGTTGAAATATCTCTACCAATTGCCAGAATGACTTATGATGAAGCTATGAATAGATTTGGTTCAGATAAACCAGATTTAAGATTTGGATTTGAGATTAAACCACTATCAGATATAGTTAAGGATAGCCAATTTAAGGTATTCAGTGATACTATAAAAAATGGCGGGGATGTTAGAGCTATAAATATAAATGGATATGGTGATGAGTTTACAAGAAAGAATATATCACAGCTTGAGGATTTTGTTAAAACTTACGGTGCTAAAGGATTAGCCTGGATTAAGCTAACTAATGAGGGAGTAACATCGCCAATAGCTAAGTTTTTATCAGAAGAAGAGTTAAATAATATAATATCTAAGATGGAAGCTAAAGAAGGAGATTTAATTTTAATGGTTGCAGATAAGCCATCTGTAGTTTTTGCATCTCTGGGTAGCTTGAGAGTAGAAGTAGCAAAAAGGTTAAATCTTATCAATAATAATGAATATAAGCTAGTTTGGATAACAGAGTTTCCTCTATTCGAATTTGATGAGGAAGAAAACAGATATGTTGCAAAGCACCATCCTTTTACTCATCCAGTAGATGAAGATATAGAGCTATTAGAAACCTCACCAGAAAAGGTAAGAGCAAAAGCTTATGATATAGTTATTAATGGTGATGAAATCGGTGGTGGTAGCATTAGAATAAACAATTCCCAGCTACAGGAGAGAATGTTTAAAGCATTAGGCTTTTCTATGGAAGAAGCTTGGGATAAGTTTGGATTTTTATTAGAAGCATTTAAATATGGAGCACCACCACATGGTGGAATAGCTTATGGCTTTGACAGATTAATAATGCTTCTAACAGGTAGCGACAATATTAGAGATGTTATAGCATTCCCTAAAACTCAGAGTGCAACCTGCCTATTAACAAATGCACCAACTATTTTAGGGGAAGAACAGCTTAAAGAAATACATGTAAGCACTATATCCAATGAGTAA